The DNA segment aggaaaagaggaaggggttttgggggaaagaGCCTCTGTGCCCCCtgcggcggtgccggggggggggggggatgagccCGTAAGCTGTTAAGCCCCCACAAAGCCCCTCGCGTTCTGGCCCCGTTATGGGCGGCTCCTGCTCACATCTGCTCCCGGGGCTATTTTTAACCGGGTATTAAGGATTCCTGGGTCCTTaagcgggggggggagggtggggggggctccGCTTGTtgtcatccccaccccccccaccccctccctcagagcaggagctgtgggctgCAGAGGCGCCGGTGGGACACTGACaccagggagggggaagaggacacacacacacacgcacacacacccccacacacacacaccccacacacacacccccccaccaggACCCCACACCCAGCTTCGCAGAGGGTCCCAGCGCTGGTCCCAGCGAGCCGGTGGCACTGGGGAAAGGCCGGAAGGGGAGCCTGGCCCAGAGGGATGCTGCCAGgggtataaaaaataaaagagagatttATTAGCGTGGAATAAAGTGCGACCTCAGCGGAGTTTTACGCTCAAAAGCCCCATAATcgggaggagcagagctggggggaggaaggggggggggcagaggcccCGAGCAAGGCCGTGCCGAAAGGACGCGGGAGCTGTACAAAGGCCTTAAAAGAATCAAAAGAAACAACATCAGATAAATTATTTACAGTTCGAATCGATTCCGGGGAACGGGAGGCTGAAGGCTCACGGGCTCCCATGGgctgagagagggaaaaaaaaaggggggggtgggggggtgtcctgagccgggccgggccccgaGTGGGTGTTTCTGcggagtttggggctgtgggacaACGTTTATGGAAGGCTGGGATCATCCCGCGGCACCAGAATCTGCTCCGGGTGGGGTAAACGGGGCAGGAATTCGCCACGATTTCCAgcagggaaaggcaggaaggATTTAAGGCAGGAGATGGGGCCTTTCCCTGGGTGTTCCTGCTAAAATCCGCAGAGACTGAGCACCACTGAGGAGACTCCGCGGAGCTGCCGAGGGGCacggagctgctggggctgggggctcacgGCTCCGCTCCTGGGCTGGTGGCCTCTCCCGGAGCTACGGGCTGGCAACCTCCCGGCCAGGAGAGGATCCCGGCTCCACACAGCTCTCCCTGCCGCTCCCTCCCTCACTCGGGAGCTGCTCCAGCTACAAAGAAGGGCGTTTTTCTTCTCCCCGGGGAGACGGGAGCCGAATCCCGTTTCTCCGAGTCCCGTTCCTCCAACCCCCCGGGACCCACCGGCAAAAACTCCAGAGCCGAGACGCAGCTGCAGCCCCACCGTGGCCGGGTGAGCCCCTGGGGTCcggcccctctcccacccaggaGCTGTTTCTGACGAGGTCACCCACAGGGACAACAGGAGATGCTCGTCGTGGCACCAGGAACTGCCAGGAACAGCACCCCGGGGACAGGTTTCAGCCTGGCTCCCCCCCCAGTTCATGCTGGAAGAGCCCCTCGGGTCTGGATCAGCCCCAGGCGACACTGCCGGCACCCCAGGGGACACAACAGCCTGGCCGGATCTTCTCCTCTATCAAGAACCCCCTTCCTGGGCTCGGATCTTCTGCAGGAGGCCCCGAGCCACGCTCCCTCTCCTGCAGTGACACGGCTCGCTGTTCCCTCGTCGGCGCTGTCACCCTCCCTGGCACACAAGGCCGAAAGGAATTTaacggggggggaaaaaaaaaaaaaaaaaaagacatcccgACATCCCAGCCTTGAGCTGGCCCGGAGAACgggtcacccaggagatgctcctgctTTCCAGGAGCAAACCGGCCTGGGACAAAGCTGCTGACGGGAAAGGACGTGGGAGGGTGAAAGGTGGGCACAAGGATGGGGAGCTTTGCCAACTTGTTGGGTCCAATTAGCCAAACAATAATTGAAAAGCTCAGCAGGAGCCCAGCGCGGGGCCAGGACCACCTTCCTCACCGAGAAGGTTTGCATCCACAAGCCCCGctctgctgggaagcagctgcaGAGCTCGGCTTCAGCTCCGGCCTCCTGGGCTTCCCCCACCTCTCCTGCCCTGGGTTCTCCGTGTGGTTTTGGAAGGCCAGTGGCCACGGGGAATCGTAGCCGCTGAGCTCTCAGCTGGAGACAGGCTGGAGCCACGCGGCTTCGATCCACTCTCCCGTCTGGTCAGCGGGAACATGGATCAAGTTCGCAGCTCAAGCCTGTTCCCGGGTCCTTCGCCGACCGTTGGCACCGCCACGGGGGAAGGTCAGGAGCCTGGGGCAGATGGGACTgtccccccccctgcaccccggcTTTTAGCAAGGCCACTGGGACCACTGGTGGCGAGCGGTGCTGTTTGCAAAAGCACAGCCCCTCAtggagggggaagaggctgcGTGGTCCTGGGACACAGCCACGGAAgtgcagcagagccctgggacaccTCGGCCTGTGGATCCGGCAGGGAGAGGGCTACTGCCTCTCCGTCTTGACGTGATCCCCAATCATCCTCCGGTGGTAGGTGGCCAGGAAGATGTCGTTGTCTCGGGGACAGTCGTAGTGGCACGAGCACATCTTGATGAACATCATCTTCCGCTGGAAGAAGTCTCCCTCGGGGCAGCGGAACTCCACCTCCGCCGTGCTGGCGAGGGAGGGGGTGCAGCAGCGCCCGTCCGTGCAGCTGCCGCAGAACTTGGGGCGGTAGGAACGGGTGCTGGTGCAGCCCGAAAACTCAAAGTGGAGGCTCTGGCGGGGCTTCGGGGTCCGCACACACTTCTTCCCCTTCtagggagagagcagaggggttaacaaggacaaggacaggctgtggggacaggctgagagagttgggggggaggagggtgtcagcctggagaaggctccggggagaccttagagccccttccagtccctcaaggggctccaggaaagctggggagagattctttatcagggagaggagccataggaggagggggaacaggtttaaactgaaaaaggggagatttagactagatattagaaagaaattgtttgctgtgagggtggtgagagcctggcccaggttgccccgagaagctgtggctgccccatccctggaggggttcaaggccaggttggagggggcttggagcaacctggtgtggtgggaggtgtccctgcccagggcaggggttggaatgggatggtctttaaggtcccttcccacccaaaccagtctgtgattctaggaCAATCAGAAAGGTCCACCTCATCCCACCTTCCGTCTCCATCGCTGGGCAGGAGGACAcagaaaaagcacacacaaaCCCTGTGAGACAGGCTCATCCCTGACACGTACCCCACTAGGTTATCCCTGTCGTTCACCGTGTCATGTCCCCTCTCCCCAAGCCCAGTACCTTGCTTTTCTCCATGGGGAAGTCGCAGGGTCGGACCATGCAGAGCCGGGTCTCCTTCTCCAGGCGGCACTGGGGGTTGTTGTTGGTCACTCGTGCGGAGATGCCCATGCCACAGCTCTTGGAGCACGCGCTCCACTCCGTGGTCTGCACCAAGCAGTTCTCCTGCAGGTTATTCAGCTCCGGTTTCTGTGGTGGATCCTCACTGAAAACTGAGCCACGCAAAGAGACACAAAGCAAGGTTCAGGGCTTGGGACAAAGCGTGGCAGCTCCATGGCTGCTCCCAACCTGGTCTGACTCTTCAGGAACAGCAGCAAGGTCTGATCCATCCCGTGAGCTCCTCAGCCTCTCAGCAGGAGAAGGATATGGGCAAAGACGGGGTCATTTCCTaccacagcccagctccagccagtTCTGCTGTGGTATCGGACGGGGTGAGGACCTCTCTGCAGCACCATGAAGGTCTCACCTTAACGGTGCTCAACACTTGGCACCCACACGACGGTGTACAGTCACCCCCAATTCCAAACCAGCTGTGACTTAGGGCCCCCAGTCCAAAGGCAGTTTGGATCCACTCCCGTTCCccaagcacctctgctgtgaggacaggctgagagagttgggggggttcagcctggagaagagaagcctccggggagaccttagagccccttccagtccctaaaggggctccaggaaagctggggagggactctggatcagggaggggagccataggaggagggggaaatggttttaaactgaaagaggggagattgagatgagatctggggaagaaattctttgctgtgagggtggtgagagcctggcccaggttgcccagagaagctgtggctgccccatccctggaggggttcaaggccaggttggagggggcttggagcaacctggtctggtgggaggtgtccctgcccagggcagggggtggcactgggtggtctttaacatctcttccaacctgaaccattccatgattctatgaatcaaacagcccctgtccctgtcacccctgCCCACTGCTCACCCGCCATGGCTGTTTGGAAGCGGTTCTCCTCGCTGCCCTCCTCACAGATCCACTCTTCGCAGCACTTATGGTGAAACTTCACCCGCCGGGGGTTGGGGCATTCAGGGGACGGCAGCCGCAGGTCATCGGAGCAGAGGGGGATGCAGCCAATGGCCCCATCCATGCAGATGCACTGCAGCTTGCAGGTGGGCTGGAAGCTCTCCCCGTTGTGGTAGATCTTGCCCAGCAGGTCACAAGTTGCTCCCTCATGAGctgtgggaagggggaagagcagAAGATAAGCAGATGGTGCAGGGCTGGAAGGGCTCCTGGTGAGGGAGAAGCGCCCACAGGTGGactctcccctgctctgccatcCCTGGGTGCAGCAGAAGTTGGCACATTTCATATCTGGCCCCCTTGACCCAAGAGTGTTATAgcatcacagaacggtttgggttggaagggaccttaaagcccatccagtgccaccccctgccctgggcagggacacctcccaccacaccaggaccctccaagcctcctccaacctggccttgaacccctccagggatggggcagccagggcagggggttgggattagatgatctttaaggtcccttccaacccaaaccatctgtgattctgcgatCCTCAGAGCAGTGGGTTCCCCACGTGTCTAAAGGTAcctacaaaaggaaaacaacactTTGGGTTTATGACCTTTTTGGCTCCTCTGTGATACATGAATCTCCTCTTCCTTCCAGCCCcaactttttctgtttctctctgttctgaTCTCCAGATCTCTCAT comes from the Numenius arquata chromosome 21, bNumArq3.hap1.1, whole genome shotgun sequence genome and includes:
- the LOC141474179 gene encoding CCN family member 2-like; this encodes MSGTLGTVTWTLLLLLLAPAWVEPQACRYPCQCPSQPLQCPAGTSHVLDACGCCKVCARQLGELCSPQKPCDHHKGLYCDFSKVHRGSGICLAHEGATCDLLGKIYHNGESFQPTCKLQCICMDGAIGCIPLCSDDLRLPSPECPNPRRVKFHHKCCEEWICEEGSEENRFQTAMAVFSEDPPQKPELNNLQENCLVQTTEWSACSKSCGMGISARVTNNNPQCRLEKETRLCMVRPCDFPMEKSKKGKKCVRTPKPRQSLHFEFSGCTSTRSYRPKFCGSCTDGRCCTPSLASTAEVEFRCPEGDFFQRKMMFIKMCSCHYDCPRDNDIFLATYHRRMIGDHVKTERQ